The sequence CGGCTCTCCCCCGGTCAATCGCAGCTTTGAGATGCCCAGCCCGGTGACGATCCCGACGAAACGCGTGATTTCCTCGAATGTCAGGATCTCTTCGCGCGGCTGGAAGATCATCCCCACTTCGGGCATGCAATAGATACAGCGGAAATTACACTGATCCGTCACCGAGACCCGAAGGTTGTTGATCGTTCGGCCGAAACTGTCCGTCAGCTGGTAGCTCATCTATTTCTCGTGACCTTGCAGGCGACCTTAGTTGACACTTAGTTTAATGATTGAATACACTTGATTTGAACGGTTTAATATACACGCAGAACGCATTTCAGTAAAGGGAAAACTGATGGATCTTAATGGCTGGTTTTGCATGTTGTCAAAGCGTACCATGGCGAAAACACAGGCTCGTTTAACGAGTTTGAGAAAAGAAAGGTTCAACAGTGAATGCAACTGCATCGGATCGGCTGGCTGGAAACCCGATCGATTCGGCGATTGAGCCTCATTCTCTGGGGAAGTGCCTGTTTCTTCATATCGCTCCCGGCATCGCAAACGTTGCAGCGACCTTGTTGGGATTCGCGACTTTGTGGAACCCGTCATTACCTCCGGAACTATTCATCGGCGTACTCTCCAATATATTCGTGCTGATTCCCATGCAGCTGGGCTACCTCTACTACCTGGCCAAGAAGCGGCGCAACCCCGGGTGGTCGCTCGCAGGCATCGTTGTATACAACCGTCCAGTCTCCTGGCCTCGCTATTTCGTGTGGGTTCCAGCGATCCTGGTGCCGACCGCGGTTATTTTCCTGGTATTTGAGCCGGTAACCCATGGACTTGAAGCGTTCATTGGTTTCAGTGTCTTCGCAAAGTACAAGATTGCTGGAGTTCCGGAGTTCGCAGGGCTCGTTCTATTCGCGAACATCGCGCTCACCGGTATCCTCGTTCCCATAACCGAGGAACTCTATTTCCGTGGGTATCTGCTTCCAAGAATGCCCAGCCAGTTCGGGCGCCTGAAACCCGTCGCACACAGCTTGCTTTTCTCCATATACCATTTTGACGCGCCCTGGATGATTCCAGTTCGAACGTTGGGCATCCTGCCACTCATCTACACAACCATCCACACGCGAAGCGTTCGCCCCGGCATAGTCGCGCACTGCCTGGTCAATCTGGCAGACTTTTTTGATGCCATATCGAGGCGTGTTGGCAGGTAAAAATGAACGAGTAATCTGATATTGTGGATCACGCAGGATTCGGAAGGTAGCCGCATTCGCTTTAAACCCGGCTTCTGTTGATAGCCGGACTGGATTGACACCTGGACCTGATTGACACCGGGCCAGATTGACGACCGGATCTAGCGCTTCGCCTTGCGCCAGATCAACCAGAACGGCAGGCCGGTAACAATAAAGGCGAGATCGATCAGCGAGTTGTACCACTCGAAGGTGGCGCGCAGCACGACGAGAACGACGATGCCTGCCAGGAAGAGGGCCGGCGTCCAGGGATAGAGCGGCACCCGGTACCCGCCTTCGGCGCCGACGCCCATGCGGCGAAGCCTGAACAGGGCCAGGGTGTTGGCCCCGAAGAAGATGAGCACCGCGAACACCATCCCCGCCATGATGGTCTCGAAGGTCCCCCGGAACAGCAGGATGACCGTTCCCCATACGGCGTGGGCGATGATGGCCCGCGAAGGCGTGCGGTACACGGGATGGATGTAGTCCAGCCACTTGAAGAATAGTCCATCTCGCGCCATGGCGTAATAGACCCGCGTGGCGGTCATGAAGGTCCCGTTCATGCTGCCGGTCGTGGAGATCATGACGGTAACGGCGATGAACCCCGCGCCGAGGGGGCCCAGCAGTAGCACGGCCGTGTCAGAAGCCACGATGCTGCTCGACCGGACGCCTTCCATGCCGAGGGTCTGGTGATAAAGGAGATTCGCGAGGACATAGATCAGGACGATCGCGGTGATCCCCACGAACATGGTCAGTGGAATGGTGCGCCTGGGATCCTTCATCTCGCCCGCCGAGTAGCCTACCCGTTCGAATCCCATGTAGGCGAAGACCACCATGAAGGCGGCGGCGATGATATTGCCGACGGGCCCCAGCGTACCGGTCGGCGCCACGGCGGTACCCAGCAGGTTCTCGCCCCCGTAATCCAGCGTGAATCCAAGCACAACGAGGAGCATCAGGCCGGAGACCTTGAGCACCGTGGTCAGTCGCTGATAGAAGCCGGCCCGGTGAACGCCCACGTAGTTCAGTATGGTCAGCAGCAGAATGATGAACAGGGCGACGGCGATCCGTTCGACGTTCGTCATTTCGACGAAATAGGAAAAGTAGTTGACGGTCACAATGGCGAGCCCGGCGAGGGGGCTGGTGCGGATAATGAACAGCTGGGACCAGCCGAACATGAACCCGGCAAAGGGACCGAAAGCGCGGCTGATGTACATGTATTCGCCGCCCGTGTCCGGTATCCGGCTGCCCAGTTCCGCGTAGACCAGGCCGCCGATGAAAATGAAGGCCCCGCCCGCGATCCAGAGCCAGAGGATAGGCGTGAAGGACCCGGTAAAGCCCGCGATGATCTGGGGCGCCGAGAAGATTCCGGCCCCGATGGTGATGCCGACGAGGATGGTAATGCCGTCGAAGAGCCCGAGGGACTTGCGCAGCGTGGGGCGGGAAGGTTTTGCGTGTGGTTGGGACATGGTCCGGACTGCCTGGCGAGGTTCATACGCCGGCTCGGGTAAACGGACGACGCGGGTGTGCGGATCGACGCGGGTGAGCGGGACAGCTCGGGTGTGTGAAACGAGCCGCCATCAACCTATCCTTCAGCATCCCCGGTGTCAAGAGAGCCGGGCGGACCTTCCCGCGCTATTCTGTCGCCCCGCGCTTTTCTGATCGCCCTGCGCTTTTCTGATCGCCCCGCGCATTTCTGTCGCCCCGCGCTTTTCTGATTGCCCCGCGCTTTTCTGTTGACCGGGGTAAGGGTGGGTGTTCATTTTACAGGAAACACGCAAAACCACATATCCGGATAGATCGAGCACGTTTCCTGTCGCGTGGTCGACTCTTTGGTCGATCGATTACCCTATCGCGGCATCGCCTGTCCTTCGGGCGCGAAGTGTTCGAT comes from Gemmatimonadota bacterium and encodes:
- a CDS encoding CPBP family intramembrane metalloprotease — its product is MNATASDRLAGNPIDSAIEPHSLGKCLFLHIAPGIANVAATLLGFATLWNPSLPPELFIGVLSNIFVLIPMQLGYLYYLAKKRRNPGWSLAGIVVYNRPVSWPRYFVWVPAILVPTAVIFLVFEPVTHGLEAFIGFSVFAKYKIAGVPEFAGLVLFANIALTGILVPITEELYFRGYLLPRMPSQFGRLKPVAHSLLFSIYHFDAPWMIPVRTLGILPLIYTTIHTRSVRPGIVAHCLVNLADFFDAISRRVGR
- a CDS encoding amino acid permease, which encodes MSQPHAKPSRPTLRKSLGLFDGITILVGITIGAGIFSAPQIIAGFTGSFTPILWLWIAGGAFIFIGGLVYAELGSRIPDTGGEYMYISRAFGPFAGFMFGWSQLFIIRTSPLAGLAIVTVNYFSYFVEMTNVERIAVALFIILLLTILNYVGVHRAGFYQRLTTVLKVSGLMLLVVLGFTLDYGGENLLGTAVAPTGTLGPVGNIIAAAFMVVFAYMGFERVGYSAGEMKDPRRTIPLTMFVGITAIVLIYVLANLLYHQTLGMEGVRSSSIVASDTAVLLLGPLGAGFIAVTVMISTTGSMNGTFMTATRVYYAMARDGLFFKWLDYIHPVYRTPSRAIIAHAVWGTVILLFRGTFETIMAGMVFAVLIFFGANTLALFRLRRMGVGAEGGYRVPLYPWTPALFLAGIVVLVVLRATFEWYNSLIDLAFIVTGLPFWLIWRKAKR